A genomic window from Phycisphaerae bacterium includes:
- a CDS encoding cysteine dioxygenase family protein, with the protein MRCGRGVAKMLKLSDFLARMDCHPQRVPLDELTSMLAELSITLNDVKDFVKFGGETYRRNLMHAGPGYHALILCWKNGQRSPIHDHRGSSCGVRILKGVATETYFNKSANGLIYAASSRELHEGQVCGSQDADIHQISNLQPGSAELVTLHVYSPPLMVMGTYSLLDQSVGEFADPVFEFCHGAGI; encoded by the coding sequence ATGCGGTGCGGACGTGGAGTCGCCAAGATGCTGAAGTTATCCGATTTTCTCGCCCGAATGGACTGCCATCCGCAGCGCGTGCCGCTCGATGAACTGACGTCGATGCTGGCGGAACTGTCGATCACGCTCAATGACGTGAAGGACTTCGTCAAGTTCGGCGGCGAGACCTATCGTCGCAACCTGATGCATGCCGGTCCGGGATACCATGCATTGATCCTCTGCTGGAAGAACGGCCAACGCAGTCCGATCCATGACCACCGAGGCTCAAGCTGCGGGGTGCGCATTCTCAAAGGCGTCGCGACGGAAACATACTTCAATAAGAGCGCCAACGGCCTTATTTACGCCGCCTCGTCGCGAGAACTGCACGAGGGCCAGGTGTGCGGTTCCCAGGATGCGGACATTCACCAGATATCGAATCTTCAACCGGGAAGTGCCGAACTGGTGACACTCCACGTCTATTCGCCTCCGCTCATGGTGATGGGAACGTACTCGCTGCTCGATCAGTCGGTCGGTGAATTTGCGGATCCGGTCTTCGAATTCTGCCACGGCGCCGGCATCTGA
- a CDS encoding sulfate adenylyltransferase, whose protein sequence is MSDLIPVHGGLSAPVNRTVALERMAEFEKEASSLETIAVDDADLSSVYRFGDGALSPLTGPMSKDQWHHSLDTGTLEHNGESYAWTIPISLPIYADQAASLSVGQKVQLKNGQGQLVGMLTIGDLFDYEKAKYIKSVYRTDRTDHPGGRMVMTDPRDALVGGEIEVLPQPKNPKYGKYVLRPEETRKLFAAKGWTKVVAFQTRNPLHRAHEYALIYGLETLIRDCDTAGAVLNPLIGETKSDDVDAATRMATYEALIEQNALGQGDKDEALWAGKSYTLHDRVILLGLDIKMFYAGPSEAVMHGIYRQNYGFTHIIIGRKHADAPYDDGSDIWDGLDAQRIYDQLPGKLEIQPVKVGFAAFYESVGRVALVEQHPNEKPVSISGRQIREELQAGKLPDPRIMRPETARILIEKMKK, encoded by the coding sequence ATGAGTGACCTGATCCCCGTACACGGCGGACTTTCGGCCCCGGTCAATCGAACCGTCGCCCTTGAACGAATGGCCGAATTCGAGAAGGAGGCTTCGAGCCTCGAAACCATCGCGGTGGACGACGCGGACCTATCCAGCGTCTACCGATTCGGCGACGGCGCATTGAGCCCGCTGACCGGACCAATGAGCAAAGACCAATGGCATCACAGCCTGGACACCGGCACGCTTGAGCATAACGGCGAATCCTACGCGTGGACCATCCCGATCTCCCTCCCGATTTACGCCGACCAGGCCGCCTCGCTTTCCGTCGGGCAGAAGGTTCAGTTGAAGAACGGACAAGGGCAACTCGTCGGGATGCTGACGATCGGCGACCTCTTCGACTACGAGAAAGCCAAGTACATCAAATCCGTCTATCGAACCGACCGGACCGACCACCCCGGCGGGCGCATGGTCATGACGGACCCTCGCGACGCGCTCGTCGGCGGCGAAATCGAGGTATTGCCCCAACCGAAGAATCCGAAATACGGGAAATACGTCCTGCGACCGGAAGAAACCCGGAAGCTCTTCGCCGCGAAGGGCTGGACCAAGGTCGTTGCTTTTCAGACGCGCAACCCGCTGCACCGCGCCCACGAGTATGCGCTGATTTACGGTCTCGAAACGCTGATACGGGATTGCGATACCGCCGGCGCCGTGCTGAACCCGCTGATCGGCGAGACCAAATCGGACGACGTGGACGCCGCGACGCGCATGGCCACGTATGAGGCACTGATCGAGCAGAACGCCCTTGGACAAGGTGACAAGGATGAGGCACTCTGGGCCGGCAAGTCCTACACACTGCACGACCGCGTCATACTCCTCGGCCTTGATATCAAGATGTTCTACGCCGGCCCGAGCGAGGCCGTCATGCACGGCATCTACCGACAGAACTACGGTTTCACCCACATCATCATCGGTCGAAAGCATGCCGATGCCCCTTATGATGACGGGAGCGACATCTGGGACGGGCTCGATGCCCAGCGCATCTACGATCAACTGCCCGGCAAGCTGGAGATTCAGCCGGTCAAGGTCGGATTTGCCGCTTTTTACGAAAGCGTCGGTCGTGTCGCCCTGGTTGAGCAGCATCCCAATGAAAAGCCGGTTTCGATTTCCGGCAGGCAGATTCGCGAGGAATTGCAGGCTGGAAAGCTGCCGGACCCGCGGATCATGCGACCCGAGACCGCCAGAATTCTGATCGAAAAAATGAAGAAGTGA
- the aroB gene encoding 3-dehydroquinate synthase has protein sequence MITVNVNLASCGYPIRIGSGLLDRAGDEFTALTRGTRASIVTDANVGPLYAARLADSLSRCGVDSAIFTIRAGEAAKSMDSVRDLYDRLAERRHARGEPVIALGGGVVGDVTGFVAATWMRGVPLIQIPTTLEADLDAAVGGKTAVNHAAGKNLIGAFHQPELVLIDVDCLSTLANRDFTAALAESVKHAVIEGDEFVQWHERHVDQIRNRDSATTIELIRRNCETKAAIVASDERERSVESVGRAALNLGHTMGHALEVASGYELRHGEAVSLGLIVAMDLAVRWVGFDEAIRQRIERLIGALGLTLRVKTALNRGVIAGFLEVDKKRGQSGIRFVLPRRLGELCWHNCPGSNELSKSLDRID, from the coding sequence TTGATCACTGTAAACGTGAATCTGGCGAGTTGTGGATATCCGATTCGGATCGGCTCCGGCCTGCTCGATCGGGCCGGTGATGAATTCACCGCGCTGACGCGGGGCACTCGCGCGTCCATTGTGACGGACGCCAACGTGGGGCCGCTCTACGCGGCTCGATTGGCGGATTCGCTCTCACGATGCGGTGTCGACTCGGCGATTTTCACGATCCGGGCAGGCGAGGCGGCCAAGTCCATGGACTCGGTGCGAGACCTGTACGACCGGCTCGCGGAACGCCGACACGCACGTGGGGAGCCCGTGATCGCGCTGGGCGGAGGGGTCGTCGGAGATGTGACGGGTTTTGTCGCCGCAACGTGGATGCGCGGTGTGCCGCTGATTCAGATTCCCACGACACTTGAGGCGGATCTCGACGCGGCAGTCGGCGGCAAGACCGCGGTGAATCATGCGGCGGGAAAAAACCTGATCGGAGCATTTCATCAGCCGGAACTTGTCCTTATCGATGTCGATTGTCTGTCAACGCTGGCTAATCGCGACTTCACGGCTGCTCTGGCGGAATCAGTGAAACACGCCGTCATCGAGGGCGATGAGTTTGTGCAGTGGCACGAGCGCCATGTTGATCAGATTCGGAATCGTGATTCGGCAACCACGATCGAATTGATTCGCCGCAATTGCGAGACCAAGGCGGCAATCGTGGCGTCGGATGAGCGCGAGCGATCTGTCGAGAGTGTCGGACGCGCGGCACTGAATCTGGGCCATACAATGGGGCACGCGCTTGAGGTGGCGAGCGGTTACGAACTGCGACATGGCGAGGCGGTGTCACTTGGCCTGATTGTGGCGATGGATCTCGCGGTGCGATGGGTTGGATTCGATGAAGCAATTCGTCAGCGAATCGAGCGTTTGATAGGCGCGCTCGGGCTGACCCTCCGTGTGAAAACCGCGCTCAACCGAGGCGTGATTGCCGGGTTCCTTGAAGTCGACAAAAAGCGTGGTCAGTCGGGCATCCGATTCGTCCTTCCTCGGCGACTGGGGGAACTCTGCTGGCATAACTGTCCCGGCAGCAATGAATTAAGCAAAAGCCTGGACCGAATCGACTGA
- a CDS encoding PEP-CTERM sorting domain-containing protein (PEP-CTERM proteins occur, often in large numbers, in the proteomes of bacteria that also encode an exosortase, a predicted intramembrane cysteine proteinase. The presence of a PEP-CTERM domain at a protein's C-terminus predicts cleavage within the sorting domain, followed by covalent anchoring to some some component of the (usually Gram-negative) cell surface. Many PEP-CTERM proteins exhibit an unusual sequence composition that includes large numbers of potential glycosylation sites. Expression of one such protein has been shown restore the ability of a bacterium to form floc, a type of biofilm.), which yields MLKGLKRASILCVAVLMAASTAKAAPYLYGDFIGMNPGEVDFLQVKENSVTDPGLIPLFDGNGMPIRIGNTLKFTPTTFVSFAQGGSADTTSGTLTMRIRADVGQFLGEIRIREIGDASLLGSGNAATAATINGLLVLSDIDPGLLSTQTSILTVNPAAPYTLPGTGFVAFVAETVINLTGLGVREVAFNFNNTLQTTSQNGTTSFIQKKEIQIIVPEPGTVSLLIVGAALILRRGRRRPI from the coding sequence ATGCTTAAGGGTTTAAAACGCGCATCTATTCTGTGCGTGGCGGTGTTGATGGCCGCCTCGACGGCAAAAGCTGCGCCCTATTTGTATGGCGACTTCATCGGAATGAATCCGGGTGAAGTTGACTTTCTCCAGGTCAAGGAGAACAGCGTAACGGATCCCGGCCTGATTCCGCTTTTCGACGGAAATGGAATGCCGATTCGGATCGGTAATACGCTGAAGTTCACTCCGACGACTTTTGTTTCATTTGCTCAGGGCGGCTCGGCTGACACGACGAGCGGCACGCTCACGATGCGCATCCGGGCGGACGTCGGACAGTTTCTCGGAGAAATTCGAATTCGTGAGATCGGCGATGCGTCTCTACTGGGTTCCGGCAATGCGGCCACCGCCGCGACCATAAACGGTCTGCTGGTGCTCAGCGACATTGACCCCGGCCTGCTCAGCACGCAGACCAGTATTCTGACTGTCAACCCCGCAGCACCGTACACGCTGCCCGGCACCGGCTTCGTGGCGTTTGTCGCCGAGACTGTCATCAATCTTACCGGCCTGGGCGTTCGCGAGGTTGCCTTCAACTTCAACAATACGCTGCAAACCACCAGCCAGAACGGCACGACTTCGTTCATTCAGAAGAAGGAAATCCAGATCATCGTTCCGGAACCGGGCACCGTCAGCCTCCTGATCGTTGGCGCGGCCTTGATTCTCCGACGGGGGCGGCGCCGGCCCATCTGA
- a CDS encoding PEP-CTERM sorting domain-containing protein (PEP-CTERM proteins occur, often in large numbers, in the proteomes of bacteria that also encode an exosortase, a predicted intramembrane cysteine proteinase. The presence of a PEP-CTERM domain at a protein's C-terminus predicts cleavage within the sorting domain, followed by covalent anchoring to some some component of the (usually Gram-negative) cell surface. Many PEP-CTERM proteins exhibit an unusual sequence composition that includes large numbers of potential glycosylation sites. Expression of one such protein has been shown restore the ability of a bacterium to form floc, a type of biofilm.): protein MRIRIAVALTLCAWATHGVSPAVASPFNHGDFPSPAPGGVDFLQVTEDSTTGTPPIFEEPIRAGDKLIFQPSAFAAFGFGGTSDVMSGVLTMNIRAAAGEFLDYLVLREQADYSLLGGGTAATFASIFSQVTVEDVTPGGHGLFGGPMSFSPSSSFTLPGSQFGVAEGLLVIDLSGLGISEVKLTIDNEVSVGSEAGTTALIQKKELEILHTSEYVPEPATATLLAFGALVMRRRRRR from the coding sequence ATGAGAATCAGGATCGCGGTTGCGCTGACACTTTGCGCGTGGGCGACTCATGGCGTTTCGCCGGCCGTTGCGTCTCCGTTCAATCATGGTGACTTTCCGTCGCCCGCTCCGGGCGGCGTCGACTTTCTGCAGGTGACGGAGGACTCGACAACGGGCACGCCGCCAATCTTTGAGGAACCGATTCGTGCCGGGGATAAGCTCATTTTTCAGCCTTCGGCATTTGCGGCATTTGGATTCGGTGGGACATCGGATGTGATGAGTGGCGTTCTGACCATGAATATCCGAGCGGCAGCCGGTGAGTTTCTCGACTATCTCGTTCTTCGGGAACAGGCGGACTATTCGCTTCTGGGTGGAGGAACGGCCGCGACCTTTGCGAGTATTTTCAGCCAGGTCACGGTTGAAGATGTGACGCCCGGGGGGCATGGACTGTTCGGTGGCCCGATGAGCTTTTCGCCTTCATCGAGTTTCACGTTGCCCGGTTCGCAGTTCGGTGTCGCGGAAGGATTGCTCGTCATCGACCTCAGCGGTTTGGGCATTTCGGAAGTCAAGCTGACAATCGACAACGAAGTGTCAGTTGGAAGCGAGGCGGGCACAACCGCTCTCATTCAAAAGAAAGAGCTGGAGATCCTGCATACGAGCGAATATGTGCCGGAGCCTGCAACCGCGACGCTGCTCGCCTTCGGGGCGCTCGTGATGAGGCGTCGCAGACGGCGATA